The proteins below come from a single Synechococcus sp. WH 8101 genomic window:
- a CDS encoding chromophore lyase CpcT/CpeT, whose translation MSAPLNRLVRLLCGSFTNEAQAFENPPLYAHINVTVRPLPHLEAGMLLLEQAYALAPAEPYRIRVLEARQEGDALHVRNHSLTDAQRFWGATLNPHQLTAIGSDDLQLLEGCTYVVSPKGDGFSGEVEPGCHCMVERKGRTTYLVSQFEIDAAGMSTIDRGHDPQTHEQVWGSLAGPFQFRRVDDYSSDIPSHWNLE comes from the coding sequence ATGTCTGCTCCTCTGAATCGTCTGGTGCGCCTGCTCTGTGGGAGCTTCACCAACGAGGCACAGGCCTTCGAGAATCCACCGCTCTACGCCCACATCAACGTGACGGTGCGCCCCTTGCCGCACCTGGAGGCGGGCATGCTCCTGCTTGAGCAGGCTTACGCCCTTGCCCCGGCCGAGCCCTACCGGATCCGGGTGCTCGAAGCGCGCCAGGAGGGGGACGCCCTGCACGTGCGCAACCACTCGCTCACGGATGCGCAGCGCTTCTGGGGCGCCACCCTGAATCCACACCAGCTGACCGCCATCGGCAGCGACGATCTGCAACTGCTCGAAGGGTGCACCTATGTGGTGAGCCCGAAGGGGGATGGCTTCAGTGGCGAGGTGGAACCTGGCTGCCACTGCATGGTGGAACGCAAGGGACGCACCACCTACCTGGTGAGCCAGTTCGAGATCGACGCCGCCGGCATGAGCACGATCGACCGCGGCCACGACCCTCAGACCCATGAACAGGTCTGGGGATCACTGGCGGGACCGTTTCAGTTCCGCCGCGTGGACGACTACTCCAGCGACATCCCGAGCCACTGGAACCTGGAATAA